TCAGTATGATTATTAGAAAACATGAGAGGTGACTTAGGTTGCCTCTTTTTTATTGGAACACTTAGCAATACTAATGACTGTAAGGCAATAACCTAATGTTTATGAATTAGGAGCCTCATATGTATTTAAACTTTCAATCTGTGATAGTTGACCTAGTTGTAATTGCTATTTTTATTTATCACGCATTTCTAGCATTTGCGGGTATAAAAAATATGTTGTTGCCCTTAAATACACTATTAAATAAAGGGGTGACAGATCATATTTTCAACAAAGTAAAAAAATGGTTTTATGCGTCGCTTATTCTACTGCTTGGGGTTACTTGCCTTATTACATGGCGGTTCTATGAAGTTGTTTCATTCTTTGATGTCACGGGTTATGGGGCACATATCTTAGTCGCCATATTTGGCATTTATGGCTTTACCATCTTAAGCATTTATATTTTCTGCAAATTGCTATTGGTTACGGCCCAAAGAGCTGGCTTATGATCGATTCAAAAAAAATAATGGCAATGATTGAGCATTGGCTGCAATCTGAAATTAATGGCTATCTAGGTTCGGATTATGTCCCAGATTGGAATGCCTTATTCATGGGGCCGTTAAGTGCTCCAGTTGCTAATACCTTCATTGAGAAAATGAAAAGAGATATACCGATCTTAAAACAATTAAGTGCAGATCATCTTCAATTGTGGTCCCAAGATGAGGGATTTGAAACAAAGATCATTTACTTACGAGTAGCAAATCAAATAGCAATTAATTTAAACCAGGTGCGAGATATGCAATTAGCACGAAATGGAGAGACATTCGATGTTGACGCAAGCTGATTTTGAAGCTCGCCTTGTCGAACTATCGCCAATTTTAAGAAGACTCGTTCCAGCGAATATTGTAGTAAAGGTAAATGCCAAAGAACTTGATGTGAATGGGGAGTTTCCCATGGCTGTTGGGTTGATTGGCAAAACATACCTAATAAATGACCAAAGCATTGGTATTACGGACAATAAAAAATAGTTTGGCTAGATTAGGAGTAATTGGAACTGTCCAAAAACGCTAAATCTTAGCAATGGTTTTATGTAATTGTTTGATGAAGAAACAACATAAACCATTGTTAGGATTTATACATGACTCAAGAAAATAATGAAGAATTTGCACTCGTTACCGATGTTGGAAGTGATGGCAACCTTATCGTGGAACAATTTTTAGGATTCGCGAATCGTGATGTAAACGATGAGGAGTTCGAGCAGGTTCTTACAGGCCAGCCTGTGGATGGAATTACGGCATATCAGCCAGGTACATACTATAAAATTTCTGCTGATCCTAATTCGATTGATTATAACGAGCCATTCGATATCCATATCCATTTTCAGGAAGGCCCAACCGTAATTGATGGTGTAAACGGCGCAACCAACGAATCTCTATTAAAAATTTTGATTCACCGCACCAAACTTTTAGATGCGCAGTTCCCATCAGAGCACAATAAACAAGCTATTGTTTCACTAGAAAGTGCTTTAAATGCTTTCAATGCACGTACAGCCGAACATCAGGAACGTGGTGTAAAAGGGAAACAAGCAGAATAGGTTTAAAACAAGCCTTGTAATAAGGAATACAAGGCTTGTTTCAGTAGTCGAAATTGTAGTAATGACAAAGGATAGATATGTATTAAATAATCTTAAAACTTTTAGTAGTAAAATTATTGTAAAAATCATCTATTTTATAAGATTGATTCTTTTATATTCATTGATAAAAACATTTTTGTTTGAGTTTTAATTAATAATTTTTGAGATTAATATTGATAAGGTAATAACTTAAAAAACAAAAAGGTGGAAAATGAAAAAATATTTATTCTATTAATTCTGGGGTTGGCAACACCTGTTCCTATTACATCATATGGAGAACCTATCAGTACGCTTGCTGGGGCGGCATCTGTTAGTTTGACTTTAAATGGAATAAAGGAGATGGTTTCGGACTCAATAGACAAAGGACAAAATGCTGGTGATTACTTGCTCTTCAAAGGTGGTACCGAATTAAAGAGTGTCATTTCTTCGTGGGAAGCTGCAAATAAGAATCTCTTGGATAAAAGTTTTAGTGAATTAAATGAATCTCAAAGAAAGTTCATTAATAATTTAAATGCAACGGCAACTCAGTTGAATTCTGATGTTACTGATCATGCTGAAACTGCTTTAAGAATTACTGAATTAGCAAATCAAAGTATTCAGGATTTAAGGGTGTTTGATGGAAACTTGGGACTTTTCAGATATTCACCAAGAATAGCGTATGCTGGTCTGCCGCAAGATATTAATTTTATAATAAGAGGAGTTAATTTTGATAAAGCTGACCCAAAGCTAGTACTTCCTAGTGGAAAAGAGGCAAAAAGGGTATCTTTAACAAGACAGGAAGCCATTTATACCTTTAGTAGTAATGAATTCAAGTTCGATGATACCAAATCAAGCTTCACAACTTTAAAATTAAAATATTTGGCTCCATCTAATTCATTTTGGGGTAAGTTGAAAGATAAATTTGATGGACGAACTTCGATTCAAACTACAGAAATATCAATTCTACAATTACCTATAAAATTAGGAGATTTTACAGTAAGTTATAAGACAATAGAAAATCTAAAAGAAACATGGGATGGTTCTGGGGTATTCCATTATTCAGGTAAAAACACTAGTCATATCCAAAATCAAGGCCCACATGATAACGGATGGAAAATTGTAATTTCGTCTTTAAAAAAAGTTAAAGAGTGGGGGCAAGCAGGTAAAAGTTGCACAGTTGAATCAATAAATGAATATGGTTTTTCTATTAGAATAGATGTTGGCGTAATTATAAATTTTCCGAGCATTTACGCAGATGCTTATCAGCATTGTCTATATAATTGGCAAGAATTCAAGGAATCACAATACGTGAAGGACTCACCTGAAATTGCAGGTAGATTGAGATGGAATGTGGATTCAGCTGTATCTTTACCTGAAAATTTGAAATCATTTAAATTGTTTGTTAATACATGGGATGGTAAATCAAAAATATTTAATGGAACAAAAACAGAGACATTTTATTCAATTGAAGAAAGTAACGGTTTATTGGTTATTAAACCTAAGATACCTAAAGATTTAAATTCGTTTTAGTTTTAATTGGAACAGTCAACTTCATTAAACAATACCCTTAAATAAAATAGCCCTAATACACAATATATTGGGGCTTTTTCATGGCTGCTATAAAAGGTCGTAAGACAAAAAAAATTACATACAACCTGTATGAACGGGGACGTATGCATTCAGGAAAAGACCGTAGCAATGTTGATATGAAAGAAATGATCAAGCGGATCAATGATCCTACGGTGCAGGATATGATCAAATCTGGAACTTTCTATGGCTATAACGGGCATGAAATTCGAAAGCGTTATGGAATGAACCCGCCGGACTCGGTCATTATTGATGGAAAAGTTGTCTATTTAGAACGATCAATTCGAACCCTTGAATCATATGCTCAACCTAATGGGGATGTTACCCACGTTCATGAATTTTTAGAAAATGAATCGGGTGAATATCCGGTGTGGCATGTAAGCATGTGCTCCGTGTTGCAAAATGGATTACTTCGCCAGCGGGAATTCAATATTTAAAAAAACAAGTAGAAGCTGACCGCAAGAAACAAGTTGGTGCACGATACAAACTTTCAGATTCTCAAATCCAAGATCAAATAAATCAACAAATTAATGATTTAGAAAGCGGTATGTCCAAGCCCATAGTTGGGAACGTACAAAAAGCAGAACAAGAAATGATGCGCCGTGCTGAAAAAGTGGCTAAAAAGCACTTTGCTAAGCAATTAAAAGAGCTGAAGGCATTAGAAAATAAACTTCATAAAGTCACTGTACAGGCGCAATTGGAAGCAGTTCTGCATACATTAAACAAAGATAAGCAAACTCAGGCCAGACGTATGGCTGATCTAGAAAAGTTAAAGCTTACAAAAGAGCTGCGTAGCCTTATTGAGTCAATACCTGAAAAAAAGGGGATGGAGAAACTTCAAAGCACCAAACGCTTATGTGAATTGATTGAGTTACTTGGTGGAAAGTCCAATGAAGTTGTGAATAAACTGTTTCAGTCTATCATTGACGGTGATGTCAAAGTTTCTGTTGAGCTACTACAAAGTGTTCGTAGTGAAGCCGAGAAAAACTTAGATGATCCACTGTTACTTGAGGCAGTAAATGTCTTGATATCTCAGGTTAATGAGATAGTTGGAACTGAGCAAGCCTAGACAAGAAATAAGCTTTCAAAATAGTCCTTAAATGGGCTATTTTTTTGAGTTTTATCAATGAACAAGATCGATAATATTTCTAACGATTCTGATGCATTAACCGCAATTGATGCAATGATTTCAAAATTGGGCAAACAGGTTATTACTGAATGGGATGGTGAAAAGGCCAGCAAAACTTATCAAGAGTATCTATCAAATTTAGATCAATACGATGGAAAACTTTTAACTGCATCGAAGGCTTACTTCAATGATCACCTCAATGGGAAAGTTGTTAATACAAAAATAGGTTTGGTCCGTATTAATTCAAGATCCCGTGGAAAAGTGCATGACCGTATGCGGGATGTGAAATATCTTGCAATTCCATATATTCCTAACGTTTTAATGACGGGTGAAGTTGGGGATTTAGTACCTTTAAACAAGGAGCGTGAAGATAGCGCCGTTGGTTATTATCATTTTACCAAGGGCATAAATCTCAAAGATTTCACATTAAACATAACATTGAAAGTCGCTTTAGATGCTGACGGCAATTTATTGTATTTCTTAGGAGCAGCAAAAGAAAAAGCCAACTTACGGTCTATCTCTCATGCTCAAGGCACCACAGACTCTAAAGCTGGCTTTGATTCTATTGAAGCACAGGAAGATGATGAAATCAATATAGATGTACAAGTTTTAGACAAAGATGGAAATGTCTTAACCGAAGAAGAAGCTGAAGAACTACTTTGGGAGGATAACCCGAGTAATCGTACGACAATTATAAAAGGGCGAACAAACAACGTTAAAACGGCGAAAGGCACCAAAGTCGCAACAGTTTTTGCCGTAATTGAATCTGAGCAAGCTATTGCTTCACATACGGCTACAGGCAGTGAAAATCCTAATTATCCGCAAGAGCTGCAACCACGGGACCGCAGCCGTGAGGCATCACAAGCATGGGTACAGAAAACATCAAATACACTTGATCCTGAAAGTTTGGGCCGTTCTGGTCGAGCTGATGAATGATTTACTCACTAAGATTCAACATACATGGTCTGAGTTTGATTCATGGGTAATGGATGGAAATTATGAGCACATTCCAGTCGATAAAATCAGTATTGAAAATGCCCCTAAAATCCATGAAAGCAAAATTAGCAAAGAGGACCCTATTGTCGTAATAGAAAAGCATGGGAAATACTTTCTTATTGCTGGAATTGATCGTCTTGCATTTGCTAAAAGTCGAAGCGAAAAATTCATTCCAGCAATCATTTTTGATGATAAAGATGTGAAAACTTCTATTATTCAAAAGGCAATAAGACAGGCAGGCTCAACCGTGGACCCTGTAGCATTGGCAGCACTTATTGTCGATGAGTTGGATAAAAGCCTTTTGAAGGGTTTTGATAATGCATCTATTACATATTTAGACATTCTTTATAAAAATAGCTTTACAAATTAATTAGCTATTATCTAATAAGCCTAAAAGTTGAGATGAACTTTTAGGCTTATTTTTATTGAGATTGATTTATGTAAAAATTTTATATAATTTCTTCTAAAGTTTCATCAATAGAGCCAAAAAATGGAAATAATAGAAGAATTTTCTATATGTATCAAATGTGTGGATGATGAATTCTTAAAGAATATCATACTTGAAAAAGATGAAATCCATAATTGCTCTCAATGTAATGAAAGTAACTTAGCAATTGGATTTGTAGACTTGGCTAAATTACTGGAAAGTGTAATAATTGAAAACTTCACAATAGGCACGTATCAAAAATATTTTAATAAAGGCAAAGGTTTTTCAGAAGAATTCCAGAGGGGAATCCTTCTGCAAGAAGTTATAGATGAAATTTTAGGACTTGAAGTTAAACATGGAAATGAATTGGTTCAACTTCTTATAGAATCTGAAAGTAGTACTGATCCGAATGATTATGATGACCGTGAAGGTAATTTTTTTACTGACGATGAAAACTATGTAGAGCTCCAAATTGATAATTTGAATCTTAACGGTGAATGGTATCAACTGATAGAAGAACTTAAAACCCAACGACGTTTTTTTAGTGACAATGCCAGAAAATTATTTAAATTTCTTTTTGAAGATTTAGATGAGCTCTGGGCATTTATTCCAATTGAAAATAAGTATGATAAGGGGTGGTTTAGTAGAAAAAAAAGAGATGTAATTGAAACGCTCCCAATAAGCACCAAAATTTATCGAGCGCGTAGGGCAAACTCACTTTCTGAAAGTAAACGTTACTTATTGAATCCTAATCAAGAACTAGCACCACCGCCTACCGAATATGCTCAACAAGGTCGAATGAATGCTAAAGGTATATCTAATTTTTATGGAGCATTTGATATAGACACCTGCATTGCAGAAATGCGACCCTCAATAGGTAGTTTTATTGTAGTAGGTGAGTTTGTAACAACGAGAGAATTAAAAATTTTAAATTTTGAGTATTTGGAAAATTCTTATGGTCATATTAGCTATTTTCTTCCAGACTACCAAGATCAATCTTCGCGAAGAAAATTTTTGAAAAACTTCATAAATTAATTAGTACTCCAATTATAAATGGTCACGAGGATGAATATTTAATAACACAAGTTTTAGCTGAATATTTAGCATATATGCATCCAGAAAACTTCGATGGAATTTCATTTAAATCTACCCAATCTGAAAATGGTAGTAATATTGTACTTTTCCCAAAAACAATTATACCAGTTGAACGGTATTCTTTAATGATGATAAAGATCTTTTCGAAATAGATGTAATTTCGATTGAGGATAAACACCCAGAGATCAAGGATGAATTAGATAAATTTAAGGTGAAATTTATTCAAGATAGTGCAAGTCTGCATCAAACTCAAAAAGTCGCATATACGTCAATAGAAAAAGCGTTTAAATTTATTGAACGCTCAGGAAAACAAAGTATAGCATTATTGGAAGATATTATAAATGAGGAGTACTAACTAGATAGATTCAAAAAGGAACTCTTTTAAAATTTTAAGAAATATTCCATGGATTAAGGTGTTAAACGCCTAAGCATTCAAAAAGTAGTAAACTAGCAGGCACAACTGTAGACTCTGTGACATTGATAGCAAATATTGTTGATGAGTTAGATAAAATTTTGACTATTAGACTATTTGGCTACTTAAAATTATTCTCTATATCGCTTATTATTAGATATCTATATCAATTAATAAATATAGATATATATTAAATTTAATAGAAGGGGTGTCTTATGAATGATTTTGAAAAACTATGTTATCGGAAAAGAATAAATATCATCAAAAATTTGGAGTATTGCCAGATATTATTGTAATCTCAAAAGGTGACGATAATGATTTATATGAAGATTTACTTAGTTCTTTTGGTGGTGTTGTCCCAAGGAAAAGAGATTTTGAGAACTGCAAAATTATTGTTGTAAATGAGTATCTTCAACAACCAGAATGCTATGAAGAAAATGACATTAAATTATTGTTAGAAAAACAGTCTATCAATCCTAAGATAGATTTCATTGAAAAAGTATTACCAGAAGAATCATCTAAAACTAAAAATAGCAATGAAGGTAAAGAAAAACTGAAAAGTTGTATATTTCAAGCTCCATTTTGAATGGCTTTAGTTCGCTGTAACAATTACTAAAGTAGTGATTAGAATTTAGTGGGATTGGAACTTACTAAATTTTATTTAAAAATTAGTGAAAAATAGCTCTATCAATATAGGGCTATTTTCATTTCATGGCAGACTTGTCACGAGCTCAAGCAGCCAATGCTCCAGAGACTACACAGCCAGAGGACTACAGTTCTGATCCCTTTTATGGCTATGTTTCTAAGCATAAGTTTGCAGAGTTTAACTTTTGTACGATTACGCGGGACGAAAACACAAATGAGCCTGTAGTTGCAATGGATGCGACAAAGCCAACTATTAGAGCTTTTCTAACAGATGGTGATAGTACCTTCGAGAGCCAATGGCAAACGCCCTTTGAGAATTCAAATCCTGAGTTAAAAATGCCTATGTTAATGGCTGGCCTACAAACAGGGCAGACTGTAGCTTCAATTGGTATCATGGGTGGTGCTGTATTAGGTGAGATGTCAAAAGGTCTTGGTTCAGCCATGCAGCCCATAGCAGATTTTGCAAAACAAGTTGAAGGCAAAACTAATCTCAACAAAGTTAACACTACTCAAGTATTTCTCTCCACAGCTTCAGTACATCTCAACTTAAGTATTTTTTTTATTGCCTTAAAAGATGCACGAAAAGAAGTCGAAGAAAAATTAATGCATCTTCAGTCATGGTCATTGCCGCAGCATTTATCTCAAGGGACTGTTTTGACTGATTTGGCAAATCAAGGAATAGAGGGCTTATTCTCTGGAATCATCCCTCCTTATTTGTCACTCACAACGCATGGCAAAACATTTTTGCCCTTTATCTTGCAAAGTGTTTCTGCGCCGATTGTTGCTCCAATTGATGAAAATGGAAATCGACTAAGCCTGACAGTGAATCTAAGCCTTATTAGCCGAACAGCTTGGGATGCCCAAGATGTTCGTAATTTATATACCGTAAATTAAGAGGATCAATATGTTAGTTTTTGACCCTATCCCCATTGGTGAAAACGCCTATCAATTAACTGAACTTACTTTCAATGATGCTTTAAAAGTTTCAGCAATAGACTATAAGTTAAATGAAAAACGTATTTCTGCATTCTTAGGACATGCATTAGGTAATCAGACTTTGCCTTTGTCGCTGACTGCCCAAGAACGATACTTTCTCATGTTGAAATATGTGCAAACACAAACTAATACACTGTTCTCAAGTGAAGTAAATTTTGAAAATTGCTTTAGATCAGAACAGAATTGGCTTTCTCAAGTCTCTGAAAATGGGGTAACTGTTAGGCAACTTATTGGTGCTGAGGCGAAAACTAAAAAATGCCAATTTGTAAGAATTGGCATTTTTTACACTATACTTTTGCTCTCTTTCTAAAGAGAACGATTAATAAAGCTATAAATGAACAAAGAGCAAAAATGAAATATACTGGCCCAAAGAAAATATTTTTATCAAATCCTAAGAAAATAAAAGAATCTAAAAATTCCTGCTGAGTGTGGCCAATATAGGTTTTACCGAAAACAAACCAGTTTAGAAGAAACGCTATAAATGCATTCAAAGATATTATGGCTAAGATCCTGATAACTAGATCTTTGATATAGCTTGTTAGCGTAATAGAACAAGTTAAAATTAATACACTAAAAACAGTGGCATACACTGCTATCCAATATTGCACCTCTGGTGATTCAATTTGCATTTATCCTCCTAAACTTGCATTAATAATATTTGCAGAAATTCGACCAGAACTATTAACAATTTTCACTATTTTACCGTTATGGAAAATTGCTCTTTTACCATGTCTGTAATCTTGTTTTGTTACCGAGGTTGTGCCGCCTATATTAGGATTT
The DNA window shown above is from Acinetobacter colistiniresistens and carries:
- a CDS encoding RES family NAD+ phosphorylase; its protein translation is MEIIEEFSICIKCVDDEFLKNIILEKDEIHNCSQCNESNLAIGFVDLAKLLESVIIENFTIGTYQKYFNKGKGFSEEFQRGILLQEVIDEILGLEVKHGNELVQLLIESESSTDPNDYDDREGNFFTDDENYVELQIDNLNLNGEWYQLIEELKTQRRFFSDNARKLFKFLFEDLDELWAFIPIENKYDKGWFSRKKRDVIETLPISTKIYRARRANSLSESKRYLLNPNQELAPPPTEYAQQGRMNAKGISNFYGAFDIDTCIAEMRPSIGSFIVVGEFVTTRELKILNFEYLENSYGHISYFLPDYQDQSSRRKFLKNFIN
- a CDS encoding RES family NAD+ phosphorylase, producing MNGHEDEYLITQVLAEYLAYMHPENFDGISFKSTQSENGSNIVLFPKTIIPVERYSLMMIKIFSK